In Woeseia oceani, one DNA window encodes the following:
- a CDS encoding SDR family oxidoreductase, producing the protein MSNNQPSTDHTPVMFITGGSRGIGAATALLAAVAGYDVALTYRQRDDEARNVCAAIEAGGRRALAVPADLADEASIVRAWTAVLSVFPRVSVLVNNAGTLEQQMPLEEMDAARMHRVFAINSIGTMLCAREAVRHMSTARGGCGGVIVNVSSVAARLGAPREYIDYAASKAAVEALTIGLAKEVANVGVRVTAVRAGTVHTEIHAAGGEPDRVARVAKNIPLGRGGQPDEIAEAILWLASDRASFVTGSILEVSGGL; encoded by the coding sequence ATGAGCAACAATCAACCGAGTACTGATCACACCCCCGTAATGTTCATCACCGGCGGCAGCCGGGGTATCGGTGCCGCCACCGCGCTGCTGGCCGCCGTCGCAGGCTACGATGTGGCATTGACCTACCGGCAACGCGATGACGAAGCCCGTAACGTCTGTGCGGCGATAGAAGCCGGCGGCCGTCGGGCGCTGGCGGTGCCGGCCGATCTTGCCGATGAAGCATCCATAGTCCGTGCCTGGACTGCGGTGCTGAGCGTTTTTCCCAGGGTCTCAGTGCTGGTCAACAACGCCGGTACGCTGGAACAGCAAATGCCGCTGGAAGAAATGGATGCGGCACGCATGCACCGGGTCTTTGCCATCAATTCGATAGGCACGATGTTGTGCGCCCGCGAAGCGGTTCGCCACATGTCCACCGCCCGCGGCGGCTGCGGCGGGGTGATCGTCAATGTGTCGTCCGTTGCGGCAAGGCTCGGTGCGCCTCGCGAGTACATCGATTACGCCGCATCCAAAGCCGCTGTCGAAGCGCTGACCATCGGCCTGGCGAAAGAGGTCGCGAACGTGGGCGTGCGGGTCACCGCCGTCAGGGCAGGGACAGTACACACGGAAATTCACGCTGCGGGCGGGGAGCCGGATCGTGTGGCACGCGTTGCCAAGAATATTCCGCTGGGCCGCGGTGGTCAGCCGGACGAAATTGCCGAAGCGATACTGTGGCTGGCCTCCGACCGCGCCAGCTTTGTGACCGGCAGTATTCTGGAGGTCAGTGGCGGGCTTTGA